The genome window CGATTGTAAAAGGTTTGGCCATTACGATAAAACACTTTTTTAGAAAAAAAGCAACAATTCAATATCCTGAGCAGGTTCGTGTAATGAGTCCTGTATATCGTGGTCAGCACATGCTGAAACGCGATGAACAAGGGCGTGAGAACTGTACCGCTTGCGGATTATGTGCTTTGTCTTGTCCTGCTGAAGCTATCACGATGAAAGCCGGAGAGCGTAAAGCTGATGAAAAACATTTGTACAGAGAAGAAAAATATGCTGAGATATATGAAATCAATATGCTGCGATGTATTTTTTGCGGACTATGCGAGGAAGCTTGTCCGAAAGACGCGATCTATTTGACTATTTCTAAAGAATTGGTTCCTGCCAGTTATGACAGAGAAGATTTCATTTTTGGAAAAGACAAACTGGTTATGCCACTTGAAATGGCTTTGAAAAACACTCAACTAAAAAACGCTAACTAATGTCAACAGTACTTATTTTATTTTGCGTATTGTCTGCAATCACATTGCTAACAGCATTTTTAACCATTTTTAGCAGAAATCCAATACACAGCGGTATCTATTTAGTGATTTGTTTTTTCTCTATTGCAGGACATTATTTACTGCTGAATGCCCAGTTTTTGGCTATTGTACATATCATAGTTTATTCGGGAGCGATAATGATTTTACTGCTCTTTACGATAATGCTTATGAATCTTAATGAAGCTGATGAAGTTCACAAGCCGAGGTTCACAAGGTTGGGAGCTATTGTTTCCTTTTGTTTGGTGTGTCTGGTTTTGATAAAAATCTTTATTAATTCGAAACCAATCGTAGAGTATGATTATACTGGCGAAGATTACCAGTCGATAAAAGTACTTGGAAAAGCATTGCTAAATGAGTATATGGTGCCATTCGAATTTGCTTCTATCTTATTATTAGTAGCGATGATTGGAACTGTGTTATTGTCTAAAAAAGAAAAATTAGAAAAATAATGAATAATATTTTAACTCAAATTGGTATAGAGAACTATATCTTCCTGTGTGTAACACTTTTTTGTATCGGGATTTTTGGGGTTTTGTATAGACGAAATGCAATCATTGTGTTCATGTCTATCGAAATCATGCTGAATGCTGTTAACTTATTGTTTGTGGCTTTCTCTACTTACCACCAAGACACACAAGGACAAGTATTCGTATTTTTCTCCATGGCAGTAGCAGCTGCAGAAGTTGCGGTAGGACTCGCCATATTGGTTTCAGTATTTAGAAATATTGGATCAATCAGCATCGATAATTTAAAAAACTTAAAAGGATAAATGGCAATGGATACCAATTTAGCTTTAGTCTTACTGTTAACTCCTTTTTTAGGGTTTTTAATTAATGTTTTCTTTGGAAAATCGTTAGGAAAATCGGTTTCCGGAGCCATCGGAACGCTTTCTGTAGTGATTTCGTTTATTGTTGCAGTTTCGTTTTTTCTTCAGATTAGCCAAACCAAACAAGCAATAAATATTCAATTATTTGACTGGATTCAAATCAGCAAATTCAATGTGAGTTTTGGATTTTTGCTGGATCAGTTATCTGTTTTGTGGTTATTGTTTGTAACTGGAATCGGTTCTCTGATTCATTTATACTCTATCAGCTATATGCATGATGACGAAAAAATGCATTCTTTCTTTGCATACTTAAATCTCTTTATCTTTTTCATGATTACCCTTGTAGTTGGAAGCAACTTATTGGTAATGTTCATTGGCTGGGAAGGAGTTGGACTTTGTTCTTACTTATTGATTGGATTTTGGTATAAAAACCAAAGTTATAATGATGCTGCCAAAAAAGCATTTATCATGAACCGTATTGGGGATTTAGGATTATTAATTGGGATATTTATATTAGGAAGTTTATTCTCTACTTTGGATTTTGCATCATTACAAACAGCTATCGCTGGCGCTAAGGGTGTTGATACACTTTGGTTAAGCATTGCTGCTTTAGCATTGTTTATCGGAGCCTGCGGGAAATCGGCTCAGATTCCTTTATATACCTGGTTACCTGATGCGATGGCAGGACCAACGCCGGTTTCGGCTTTGATTCACGCTGCAACAATGGTTACTGCTGGTATTTTTATGGTATCCAGAATGCATTTCTTATTTGATTTAACACACGAAATACAAACCATTATTGCCGTAATTGGAGGAGTAACTTCATTGGTTGCTGCAACGATCGGTTTGGTTCAAAATGATATTAAAAAAGTACTTGCCTACTCTACCGTTTCTCAATTGGGATTAATGTTTTTAGCTTTAGGTTTTGGTGCTTATGAAGTAGCGATATTCCACGTAATCACTCACGCTTTCTTTAAAGCTTGTTTATTCTTAGGATCTGGATCGGTAATTCACGGATTACATGGAGAACAGGATATGCGTAAAATGGGCGGATTGAAAAAAGCGATGCCAATTACTTTTTGGACCATGCTTATTTCTTCGTTAGCGATTTCCGGCGTTCCTGTATTTTCAGGTTTCTTTTCTAAAGATGAAATTTTGATGACCGCTTTCCACCATAACATTCCGCTTTGGGTTGTTGGATCGGTTGCATCGATAATGACCGCTTTCTATATGTTCCGATTGATGTTCCTGACTTTCTTAAACGACTTTAGAGGAACGGAAGAGCAAAAACATCATTTACACGAAAGTCCGGCTTTAATAACATTTCCTTTAATTGTATTGGCAATTTTGGCTGCTGTCGGAGGATTAATCAGTTTACCTGGCAATAGCTGGCTGAACGAATACCTATCTCCTCTTTTCGCGAAAGCGGGAACAGAAGAACATGTATTGGGAACTACTGAATACATGTTGATGGCAATTGCCGTTGTCGGAGGATTTATTGGAATTGGGATTGCTTACGCTAAATACATCAAACAAAATGCTGTTCCAAGCGAAGATGCCGAAATCACAGGTGTTTCAAAAGTACTGTATAACAAATACTATATTGATGAACTGTACGATTCATTGTTTGTTGCACCAATAAACAGTTTGTCTAAAATCTTCAGAGATTATGTTGAAACAGGAATTTCTTCAGCAGTCTTTGGATTAGGAAAAACTGCCAGCGAACTTAGTTACCAAGGTAAAAAATTACAGAATGGAAGTGTTGGACTATACCTATTTGCTTTTGTTTTAGGCATGTGTGCCATTATTTCTTATTTATTTTTAGCTCAATAATTATAATACTATGAACGTAACTCTAATATTAATCATCCTTTTAGCTGGCGCATTTGCAACTTATTTAGCTGGCGACAAGCTGGCTTCAAAAGTGGCATTGTTTTTTGGAATAGCGGCTGCGGGTTGCTCTATAGTTTTGTTGAATCATTTTAATTTAGGAGAAAACATTAGCTACAGCAGCCAATGGATTACATTACCTAAAGTTTCATTTGCATTACAAGCTGATGGGTTGTCATTGGCAATGGTTATATTGACAACTATTTTGACTGCAATTATAATTTTATCGTCATTTGGTAACGATTTCAAAAATGCAAAATCGATTTATTCACTTATATTGTTTATGTCATTTGCAATGACAGGAACTTTCCTGGCAAGTGACGGTCTTTTATACTACATCTTTTGGGAATTATCATTAATCCCTATTTACTTTATCGCTTTGATTTGGGGTAATGGCGATGCCGAAGAGCGCAAAAAAGCAGTGGTTAAATTCTTTATCTATACACTTGCAGGTTCATTATTCATGCTTATTGCTTTCGTTTATATGTATCAAAAAGCGGGAAGCTTCCTGATTGAGGATTTATATAAATTAAAATTAGACATAAACGAACAAAAATGGATTTTTACAGCTTTCTTCTTGGCGTATGCCATTAAGATTCCGTTGATTCCTTTTCATACCTGGCAGGCAAATGTATATCAAAAAGCTCCGACTCTTGGAACGATGCTTTTATCAGGTATTATGCTGAAAATGGGATTGTACAGCCTTATCCGCTGGCAGCTGCCTTTGTCTCCATTAGCAGCTAAAGAATACATGTACATCTTCATTGGAGTTGGTATTGCAGGAGTAATTTATGGTTCAATTGTAGCATTGAGACAAAAAGACTTAAAAAAATTATTAGCTTATTCTTCCCTTGCTCACGTTGGATTAATTGCAGCAGGAACATATGCTTTAAATCTTGATGGTTTTAGAGGTGCCGTTTTACAAATGATTGCTCACGGTTTTGTAGTGGTTGGATTGTTTTTTGCTGCTGAAATCATTTTCAGAAGATATGAGACAAGATTAATTGCAGATTTGGGCGGTATTCGTGCTCAATCTCCAAAATTCACTTCGATGTTTTTGATTTTGGTGTTAGCATCTGTTGCTTTACCAACTACATTTAACTTTATTGGAGAGTTTACCGTTTTATACAGCCTTTCGCAAGTAAATATTTGGTTTGCCATTTTGGGTGGAACTACAATTATTTTAGGAGCTTATTATATGCTTAAAATGTTTCAGCAGGTAATGCTTGGAGAAACCAATGCAAAAACTTTTGCCGATGTAACTTTATCTGAAGGTTTGACATTGGTAATTATAATTGCTGTATTGTTTTTCTTTGGATTATATCCAAAACCAATCAACGATTTGATAACGCCAAGTCTTGAAACTATTTTAAACACTATTAATAAATACAATTAAGTAAAAAGCATAATATAAATGACAACATTAATAGCTATAGTAGGATTAGGTATTTTAAGCCTTATTTTTGAAATCTTTGATTTTAGAAAAGCAATTATTCCGGTAACAATTATCGGACTGTTAGCCATTCTGGGACTTACCGTGTCCGAATTTAATTCTCCTGCAAGTTACTATAACAATATGATTGTGGTGAGTAAATTTTCGGTTTCATTTTCGAGTTTATTTATTGTATTGACAATCTTTTTAATAGCATTGAGCCATAATTTTTATGATAATCACCAAAGCAAACTTTCTGATTATATTGCAATAAAAATATTTCTTTTAGCCGGAGCAGTTTCCATGGTTTCATTTGGTAATCTCGCGATGTTCTTTTTAGGAATCGAAATATTATCTATTTCTCTTTATATTCTTGCAGCAAGCAACAGAGTAAACATAAAAAGTAATGAAGCTGGTATGAAATACTTCCTGATGGGATCTTTTGCTTCTGGAATTATTTTATTCGGAATCTGTATGATTTATGGCGCAATGGGTTCATTTGACATTATCGAAATTAGCGATATGTCACAATCAGCTGAGCTTCCTATTTGGTTTCCAATCGGTATTGTTTTAGTTACAATCGGAATGTTATTCAAAATTGCAGCAGTTCCTTTTCACTTTTGGGCTCCTGACGTTTATGAAGGTTCACCAGCTTTGACAACAGCTTTAATGAGTACTTTGGCAAAAGTTGTAGCAATTGCAACACTTTATAAACTATTATCAGCAATGAATGCCGATATTAATTATTCATTCCAAATAGTTGTAGTAATCATTTCTATAGCTTCTATGACTGTTGGAAATATCATGGCTTTGAGACAGGTAAATGTAAAACGTATGCTGGCTTTTTCAGGTATTTCGCATGCAGGATTTATGCTGATGGCATTATTGAGTTTATCTACTTCTGCAGGAAGTCTATTGTATTACACTTCGGCTTACGCATTATCAGGTATTGCTGCTTTCAGCGTTATATTATACGTCTGCAAAAACAGAGAAAACGAAGATATCGTAAACTTCCACGGCTTAGGAAAAACAAACCCTCTATTGGCAGCTATTTTAACAGCATCTCTTCTTTCTATGGCGGGTATACCAATATTTGCAGGTTTCTTTGCCAAATTGGTTTTGTTCAGCCAAACAATTCAGGCAGGTTATTTAGTAGTGGTTATATTTGCTGTAATCAACTCGATTATTAGTGTTGGCTACTACTTTAAATTGATATTAGCAATGTATACAAAAGAACCGAATGAAACCCGCACAGCAAAACCATTCTTGATTTACGCGGTTGCAGTGCTTGCTATTCTTCTAAACATAATTATTGGATTATTCCCTTCATTGGTTTTAGATTTATTGGCATAAAACCATTCAAGTTTAATAATAAGGCCGGCTAAATTTTAAAATTTAGCCGGCCTATTATTTATAAAAAAAGCCAGCAATTGTTAATTGATGGCTATTCTCCCTAATCAAATTATACTCAAAACTTATAAACTAATTTCAACTCAAAAAACTTTCAACATTTTAAATCATAAAAAACATTCTCTTATTAACCTTTACGAATTTACCGAATAAACAGCTTCTGTTTTCACGTATTTATACCTGATTTAACACTATAGCCTTCAAAAATGAATGACTTTGGAAGATTATAATTAATTCCAAATAGCCTTCTCAAAGAATTAAAAAAAGGCCTTGATATATCAAATATAATCGCTAAATTACGATATGAAATAAATGAGAGTTATGGGAACTACTAAACACTTAGATTTCGATCAGGAAACAAATGCAATCGCAGAAATCTGCAAAGCATTGGGGCATCCAACGCGTATGCAGATAATGACTTTGCTCTGGAATAAAAACCACAGGACCTGCGGCGAAATTGTCTCACAAATTCCCTTAGCACAGTCGACCATTTCCAAACATTTATTAGAATTAAAAAAAGCTGATCTATTAAAAGTAAAAAATGTCGGTAAAAAAACCATTTATTCCATTGAAGTAGAAAAAATACAAATTCTTAAAAAGTATTTAACCAATTATTTATCGAACAAATTACTTTCAAAAGAAGCAGAAACTGCAATACTTCCTCCAGCTCCAAAAAATAATAAAAGAGACAAACTATATTTAAAGGATTACAACTACCAATTTCCAAAGAAAAAAAGTAATTCAGACGAAAGCAATATTGAGTAGAATTATAATAAAAACTTAAATAATAAAAGTTCGAAATTCAATTTCTTTAATTTTGCACTTTAAAATATTTGGCAAAGCCAATAAAATAAACAAAAATGGAAAATCAATTAAAAATACAAATCTGGTCAGATGTAATGTGCCCGTTTTGTTATATAGGCAAAAGAAAAATAGAAGAAGCATTAACACAATTTGAAAATAAAGATTCAGTCGAAATAGAATGGAAAAGTTTTGAATTGGATCCGTCATTTAAAGCTACTCCTAATGAAAGCATTGCAGACCATCTCGCTGAAAAATACGGCAGAGACAGAGATTGGGCAGAATCAATGCTGGAAAACACAACTCAAACTGCTAAAAGTAACGGGCTGGATTTCCATTTTGAAAAATCGATTTTGGCCAATTCATTAAACGCACACCGATTAATTCATTTAGGAAAAAAGCACAATCTAGCCAATGAGTTAGAAGAACTGCTGTTCAAAGCTTATTTCACAGAAGGAAAAAACGTAAATGATTGGAATACGCTGCAGGAAATTGGTCAGAATGCGGGATTGCCTATTGACGAAATCAAACAGCTTATAGATAATGATATTTACACAAAAGAAGTACGCCGAGATCAGCAGGAAGCCCAAAAACTTGGAATTACTGGTGTTCCTTTCTTTGTATTTGACAATAAATATGCAATATCCGGCGCACAGCCAACAGATACTTTTTTGAAAACCTTGGAAAAAACTTGGGCAGAAGGAAATTTTGAAACCAAACTAAAACTTCAAAATACCCCTGATGAAAACAGCTGTGGCATCGATGGTTGTGAATAACACAAAATTATGAACGAAACAACAAAAAATCTAAGATGGGGAATAATAGGCTGTGGCAATGTCACTGAAGTAAAAAGCGGTCCTGCCTACCAAAAAACCGCAGGTTTTACTATTGGTGCGGTAATGCGCAGAGATCCTGAAAAAGCTGCAGATTATGTCAAAAGACATGGTATTGCAAAATTTTATACGGATGCCGATACCTTAATAAACGATCCTGAAATTGATGCTGTTTATATTGCAACACCACCCGATACCCATAAGTTTTATGGTTTAAAAGTTGCCAAAGCAGGAAAACCATGCTGTATAGAAAAACCATTGGCACCAAACTATCAGGACTGTATTGACATTGCAGAAGCTTTTGAAGCAAAAAACATTCCTGTATTCGTTGCTTATTACAGACGTACGCTTCCAAGATTTGAACAAATTAAAAATTGGATTGACTCGAAAACCATTGGTGATATCAGGCACATCAGATGGCACCTGAGCAAGCCTGCAAACGATCAGGACCGTTCAGGCGAATACAACTGGAGAACTGATATAAATGTAGCACCAGCAGGATATTTTGATGATTTGGCCAGTCATGGACTGGATTTGTTTATCCATTATTTCGGTAACATAAAAAAAGTCTCTGGTCTCAGCTTAAATCAACAGGGATTGTACACTTCAAAAGATGCCTGTGTCGCATACTGGATCCACGAATCGGGGATAACAGGGAGCGGAAGCTGGAATTTTGGCACATTCGAACGGGAAGATATAGTCGAAATTTATGGCAGTGAAGGAAAAATCACGTTCTCTATATTTGAAAACGATCCATTAATCCTAAAAACTGCCACAGGAGAAACTACTCATAACATACCACATCCTGAAAATGTTCAGCTGCATCATGTAGAACAGATGCGGGATCAGCTTTTAGGAAATCACAAACATCCGTCAAACGCATTTACAGCTGCACACACCAGCTGGGTGATGGATCAGATTATTAGAAACCCGATTATAAAGTAAAAGTTAAACACGAATTTCACGAATTGCCACAAATTCTTTTCGTGCTGATTCGAGAAATTCGTGTTAACTATTTTACCAGACAATTTCCGATTTCTGACCTTTAATTAAAGTAATATTTTGTTTTTTGCTTCCGCAAATGAGGGTTGTTTTACCACCATTTTTGGAAGAAACAGTAACTTTTTGCAGAATTTTATTATTCCATTCCATCGAAATTTCAAAACCTCCTCTGGCACAGATTCCTTTTACCGATCCGCTTTCCCAAGCATCAGGCAGTGCAGGCAATAATCTAATTTCATTTTCATTAGACTGAACCAGCATTTCGGCAACAGCTGCTGCACCGCCAAAATTACCGTCAATCTGGAATGGCGGATGTGCATCGAATAAATTAGGGTACGTGCCTCCTCCTCTTCTTGGATGCTCCGTTTTTTTACCATCAGGGTCAACATATCTGAGAAGCTCACGAAACATTTTATAAGCGCGGTTCCCATCCCAAAGTCTTGCCCAAAGATTGATTCTCCAGCCTTTTGACCAGCCAGTTGTTTCATCTCCCTTGATTTCCAAAGTTTTTCTGGATGCTTCTGCTAAATCAGGAGTTTTTAGAGGCGTAATATGATCTCCTGGAAAAAGTCCAAACAACTGTGATTGATGACGGTGCCTTGGATCTTTATCATCCCAGTCAAAATACCATTCCTGCAGATTTCCTTTCTTCCCAATCTGATAAGGATGTAATTTCCCTAAAGCTTCTTCCAGTTTTCCTCTAAAATCGGCATCAATATCTAAAACTTTTGAAGCTTTTATTGTTTTGTCAAAACATTCTCTAATCATTGCTAAATCAGCAGTTCCTCCGTATAAAGTTGCCCCTATGAATCCATCTGGTGTCAAATACTGATTTTCGGGTGAAGTAGATGGTGAAGTGATTAAATTACCATTTTTATCAGTAACCATCCAACCCAAACAGAATTCAGCTGCGCCTTTCATCAATGAATAACCTTCATTTTTCAAATAATTTTTATAGTGCGTAAAAACATAATGCTCCCAAATGTGCGTGCTTAACCAAGCGCCTGCCAAAGGCCAGCAGGCCCACATTGGGTCTTCTTTTCCAAACTGCCCGACAGGATTACTCATCGCCCAGATGTCAGAATTGTGAGCAGCAGTCCATCCTTTGTCAACTCCATAAAAAGTCTTGGCAGTTACTTTACCCGTTACCGAAAGATTTTTGATCAAACCCAAAAGAGGCAGATGCATTTCGGACAAATTGGTGTTTTCTGCCAGCCAATAATTCTCCTGTGCATTAATGTTCAATGTATAATCACAGCTCCAAGGCGGATTTACATAAGGATTCCAAAGTCCCTGCAAATTGGCAGGAACTCCCAAAGTCCTTGAACTGCTTATTAATAAGTAACGACCATACTGAAAATACAGTATTTCTAAATTCTTGTCTTCTTTTCCATCCGCGTAGCGCAATAAACGTTCATCAGTCGGCAAATCGGGAGCTGTTGTTTTTCCTAAATCCAATGAAACACGATTGTGGAATTTTTGATAATCGGCAATGTGGGATTGTTTTAATTTATCGAAAGTTTTACCAAAAGCTTTATTCAAATGATCCGATGCAATCGCTTTGTTGTCCAAGCCTTCGGTGTTCGGATTTTTATCAAAACCATTAAAACTCGTTGAAACTGAAACGTAAATCACAGCTTCAGATGCATTTTTAATTCCTAAACTCTTATCAGAATTTACAATTGTTCCGTCCGTACTTTTGATTTTAACTAAACTTGTAAACCGTGTTCCTCTTTCTTTATTGCTCAAAAAAGCAAGCGAAACAGTGTATTGCTCGTTTTCGTGTATGGGTGCAACGCCATTTAGCGCAAGCACATTGTCTTTGAGTTCCGAACTTGAAGTCAGTAAACTGCTCGAATGAATATCAAAATTTAAAGCACCTTTCTGACTGCTGGTCAACTTAATCACCATAATTTGATCGGGTGCAGAAACAAAATATTCGCGTGTGTATTTTACGCCGTCAATTTCGTAACTTACCTTAGAAACTGCATTTGAAATATCCAATTCCCTGTAATAATTAGAAGTTTTTCCGGTATGAAAATTATTGATTTCAAGCGTTCCCAATGGCGCATAGGACTCGGCATTTTTACCTTGTAATTTTTTATTCAACTCTTCGGCAAGCTGGTAATTTTCATTTTTCAGCGCTTCGCGAATGGCGGGAATGTTTTTATATGCTTCGGGATTCATATTGGCATTTACGGGTTCTCCCGACCAAAGCGTGATATCATTCAGATATATTTTATCCGAATTGACACCTCCAAAAACTGTCGCCCCCATTTTACCATTTCCCAAAACCAGCGTTTCCTCAAAATAATCGGCTGGCTGTTTGTACCACAATTTATGGGTAGATTGTGCTATCGATTTTCCGCAGAAAATGGAAATGGCAAAAACTATATATAACTTTTTCATAAAATAAAATTTAATTTTTTTCTGTGTGACGGGATTCCTGTACAGACGGGTTTCAAATCTATCTCAACGCTGTACTTGATATACCCACGTACAGACGGGTTTCAAACCCGTCTGTACTATTCAAAAAAACAATCCTCATCCCATTTCTTAGGATTATTTATTATATAATCTCTAATTCTATTGTATTCTGCTTCATTCCTAATAACATGATCGTGAAATCGTTCCTGCCAATTTGAAACACCTTTTGAATTTGTCTTTTCATTTATTCTTCGGGATGAAAATGATTTCAAAGCTCGGATAAATTCAAATACACCGTGGATTTTTTATCGGAATTAATATTAGTGGTACAGACGGGTTTGAAACCCGTCTCTACGGTATCTGATTCTGGATTGAAATTCGAAATCCCGAAATTATGCGTGGTACAAACGGGTTTCAAACCCGTCTCTACGGATTTATTTTATACTTTTCATTCGCAGTAATCGTTTCCCAATTATCAGTTCTGAAAGGCGAAGCCGGAAATTTTTCTTTGTTGAAAAGGTTAATTTCAGTATCGTCATCTGCCCAGCCGTAATGCACGGCAACAGGACTAGGAACACTTCCGCTGGAAACGATTACTTTATTGTCTTTGATTATTGCTTTAGCAGGATGAAAAACTTTATCGGTGCCTGCGATTTCAAAACCTTTTACGTTCTCGGAATTATCAGAAGTTGACAATCCGCTTCCAATGTCATTAAAAGAAAGAACAATTTGATTTCCTTTTATTTCCTGTGATTTAAAAGTTGGTCCGCTGTAGACTTGCTTTTTACCATACACATTATTCAACGCAATCGCTGATAAACGCAATCCCACATCTTTTTTATTCGTAGGGTGAATGTCTTTTGCATTTCCAATATCAGTGGTTACAGCCATTCCAGTATTTGGCAATTTCAAGGTTTCGGATTGTGCTTCCCGAAGTTCTGCCCAACGGCTTCCTACTTTACTGTTTCCTTTGAACTCATCGAAAGTTGACAATTGCACAAAGTAAAAAGGAAAATCCCCCTGATTCCACTTGGTTCTCCAATCGTTAATCATCAAAGGAAATGCTTTTTTGTATTGATTGGCTCTCCAGACATTCGCTTCACCCTGATACCATAAAACCCCTTGAAATGCATACGGAATCAACGGATTGACCATTGCATTGTACAATAATGATGGATAACTATTTGGCGAAACTGAAACTTTTACATTTACAACATTGAATTTCCAAAGTCCTTCCAAAGGTATGTTTGAATCCTTGAAATCAATTATCAAATGAGATGAATCACCATAAATTCCACCGCCACCAGTATAATCGGCAATGCGTACAGCAATTACATTTTTTCCTTCTTTCAAAACATTTGCGGGAATCTTATACATTCGTTCCCTATCCCAAATGTTATTGGTTCCGACCAAAATTCCGTTAACATACGTTTGGTCTTCGTCATCTACTTTTGACAAATATAGAACCGCTTCTTTTTTGGCTTGATCTGCTGTTAAAGTAATCGTTTTTCGCATCCACACTACTCCATCAATATTTCCTATCTGCTGATTTTCCCAAAGAGAGGGTACTTTTATTTCAGGCCATTTCGTATCATTAAAATCTGGATTTTTGAATTGGTCCTGATTAACTTCCGTTACTTCAAAACCCTGAATTTTTTGAATATTATCTAAAAGTGACTTTTTATACGTTTCAAAAATGGCATCCATATTTACCGTAGGAACGCCGGCAATCATTTCTTTAAAGTCATCGCTTTTCTCAAATGCCTGACGGCTTGTCCAGGTCTCCACACAGGTTCCGCCCCAAGAAGTGTTGATGATTCCGATTGGGATTTTTAATTCGGCATATAGTTTCTTTGCAAAGAAGTAACCCACTGCAGTAAAATCCTTGATATTTTCTTTATTGGAAACAGTCCATTTTCCAGCTTTTAGATCTTCTTTTGGTGTACTGCTTAAATCTTGAGCTACGCCAAACTGACGAATCATTGGCTCGTTTGACTGTTCTTTTTGGACTTCAAAATCAGGCAATTTATACATTTGAAATTCCATGTTCGATTGTCCGGAACAAATCCAGACTTCGCCAACTAAAACATTTTTTATGACAATTTTGTTGTTACCAGAAATGGTCAATTCAAAAGGACCTCCCGCTTTTTCAGCATCCAGTTTGACCATCCATTTTCCGCTTTTATCGGCAATAATGGTTTTAGTCTGTTTATTGAACTGAACCTGAACTTTTTCATTGGCATCAGCCCAGCCCCAAACTGGAATTGGTTTGTTCCGCTGTAGAACCATTCCGTCAGAGAATACTAATGGCATTTTAACATAGGCATTAGCCAAAAAAAAATTGACAATAAATAAGATAACAAGTATTTTTTTCATTTGTATTATTGATT of Flavobacterium marginilacus contains these proteins:
- a CDS encoding ArsR/SmtB family transcription factor, which produces MGTTKHLDFDQETNAIAEICKALGHPTRMQIMTLLWNKNHRTCGEIVSQIPLAQSTISKHLLELKKADLLKVKNVGKKTIYSIEVEKIQILKKYLTNYLSNKLLSKEAETAILPPAPKNNKRDKLYLKDYNYQFPKKKSNSDESNIE
- a CDS encoding DsbA family oxidoreductase; the encoded protein is MENQLKIQIWSDVMCPFCYIGKRKIEEALTQFENKDSVEIEWKSFELDPSFKATPNESIADHLAEKYGRDRDWAESMLENTTQTAKSNGLDFHFEKSILANSLNAHRLIHLGKKHNLANELEELLFKAYFTEGKNVNDWNTLQEIGQNAGLPIDEIKQLIDNDIYTKEVRRDQQEAQKLGITGVPFFVFDNKYAISGAQPTDTFLKTLEKTWAEGNFETKLKLQNTPDENSCGIDGCE
- a CDS encoding Gfo/Idh/MocA family protein yields the protein MNETTKNLRWGIIGCGNVTEVKSGPAYQKTAGFTIGAVMRRDPEKAADYVKRHGIAKFYTDADTLINDPEIDAVYIATPPDTHKFYGLKVAKAGKPCCIEKPLAPNYQDCIDIAEAFEAKNIPVFVAYYRRTLPRFEQIKNWIDSKTIGDIRHIRWHLSKPANDQDRSGEYNWRTDINVAPAGYFDDLASHGLDLFIHYFGNIKKVSGLSLNQQGLYTSKDACVAYWIHESGITGSGSWNFGTFEREDIVEIYGSEGKITFSIFENDPLILKTATGETTHNIPHPENVQLHHVEQMRDQLLGNHKHPSNAFTAAHTSWVMDQIIRNPIIK
- a CDS encoding glycoside hydrolase family 95 protein, yielding MKKLYIVFAISIFCGKSIAQSTHKLWYKQPADYFEETLVLGNGKMGATVFGGVNSDKIYLNDITLWSGEPVNANMNPEAYKNIPAIREALKNENYQLAEELNKKLQGKNAESYAPLGTLEINNFHTGKTSNYYRELDISNAVSKVSYEIDGVKYTREYFVSAPDQIMVIKLTSSQKGALNFDIHSSSLLTSSSELKDNVLALNGVAPIHENEQYTVSLAFLSNKERGTRFTSLVKIKSTDGTIVNSDKSLGIKNASEAVIYVSVSTSFNGFDKNPNTEGLDNKAIASDHLNKAFGKTFDKLKQSHIADYQKFHNRVSLDLGKTTAPDLPTDERLLRYADGKEDKNLEILYFQYGRYLLISSSRTLGVPANLQGLWNPYVNPPWSCDYTLNINAQENYWLAENTNLSEMHLPLLGLIKNLSVTGKVTAKTFYGVDKGWTAAHNSDIWAMSNPVGQFGKEDPMWACWPLAGAWLSTHIWEHYVFTHYKNYLKNEGYSLMKGAAEFCLGWMVTDKNGNLITSPSTSPENQYLTPDGFIGATLYGGTADLAMIRECFDKTIKASKVLDIDADFRGKLEEALGKLHPYQIGKKGNLQEWYFDWDDKDPRHRHQSQLFGLFPGDHITPLKTPDLAEASRKTLEIKGDETTGWSKGWRINLWARLWDGNRAYKMFRELLRYVDPDGKKTEHPRRGGGTYPNLFDAHPPFQIDGNFGGAAAVAEMLVQSNENEIRLLPALPDAWESGSVKGICARGGFEISMEWNNKILQKVTVSSKNGGKTTLICGSKKQNITLIKGQKSEIVW
- a CDS encoding sialate O-acetylesterase, with translation MKKILVILFIVNFFLANAYVKMPLVFSDGMVLQRNKPIPVWGWADANEKVQVQFNKQTKTIIADKSGKWMVKLDAEKAGGPFELTISGNNKIVIKNVLVGEVWICSGQSNMEFQMYKLPDFEVQKEQSNEPMIRQFGVAQDLSSTPKEDLKAGKWTVSNKENIKDFTAVGYFFAKKLYAELKIPIGIINTSWGGTCVETWTSRQAFEKSDDFKEMIAGVPTVNMDAIFETYKKSLLDNIQKIQGFEVTEVNQDQFKNPDFNDTKWPEIKVPSLWENQQIGNIDGVVWMRKTITLTADQAKKEAVLYLSKVDDEDQTYVNGILVGTNNIWDRERMYKIPANVLKEGKNVIAVRIADYTGGGGIYGDSSHLIIDFKDSNIPLEGLWKFNVVNVKVSVSPNSYPSLLYNAMVNPLIPYAFQGVLWYQGEANVWRANQYKKAFPLMINDWRTKWNQGDFPFYFVQLSTFDEFKGNSKVGSRWAELREAQSETLKLPNTGMAVTTDIGNAKDIHPTNKKDVGLRLSAIALNNVYGKKQVYSGPTFKSQEIKGNQIVLSFNDIGSGLSTSDNSENVKGFEIAGTDKVFHPAKAIIKDNKVIVSSGSVPSPVAVHYGWADDDTEINLFNKEKFPASPFRTDNWETITANEKYKINP